A window of Bacteroidales bacterium genomic DNA:
AGGAAAGGGAGAAAGCCGGCGAAATAGTTAAACTGCTTGGATGCTTTACACTTGCAGTGGAAGTGGCCTCAAAGTATCTTCAGGAGCGCAGCGGCAGAATCAGTTGCGCAGATTTCCTTGAATTGCTGAAGCGGGAAGGCGAACTCTCAGGGATTGAATTTGCAGGCTCACAAGCAAATATGCGAACATCCGTTGACCACAGCAAACTGATATCGGTAACGCTTGCACCAACACTTGAGATGCTTGCACCGGTCGAAAACCAGTTCCTCAGTTATGCTGCTATGCTTCCTCCCGATGCAATCCCTGTTCACTGGATCAGAGAACTTTGTAAAGAGAATTATCCCGAAATCGCCAAAGATGCTCCGGCAGGCATTGATGACCCGTGGCTGGATGTTTTGAATCACTTGATAAGTCTGAGAATTCTGCAGATTGTGGAAGTTGACGATATAGATAAAAACCAGGTACGAATCGTCAGGATGCACAGGCTGGTAAGACAACTGATTTCTGAGCGTTCTAACAGAAATTTGATAACTGCTTTTAGTAAAAAGACCAAATTAGGATCACATATTTACTTGCGATCATTTGAGGTAAGTAAAAATCCGGTTAAGATTTCGCTGGCATGGGAATTGAATTGCTTATTCAAAACAATTCAGATTCTTTTTGCTGAAAGATATCTCTTTGCTGAAAAAACTTCCTTTTATTGCTGCAATGCTCTGAAGGAATACGGAAGATATTCATCAGCATTGGATCTTGCAGAATTGACTTTAGAAACTTTAAAAAATAGTGAACAGGAACCAGAAGTGTCAATCGCCTGGTTTCATAATCTTGCAGGTGTTGCTGCATTAAGCTTGTCTAAAGCAAAACTTGCTGAAATCCACTTCCTGGAGGCAGAAAAACTCTCCAGAATTCCTGGAGCTGATGAATTGGATCTGCTGGATTCATTGAACAATATTGGCTGTTTATACAGAGATACATACCGTCCTTCTGAAGCACTGAAGTATCTCAAGGAAGCCTACGCATTAGCTAAAACGAAATTTGGATATGATTCCTATCAGGTAACTTTATTTTTAATTAACCTGGGTTTAGTGTATCAGGATCTTTGTGAACTTGATGAAGCTGTTGATTTGTTTAAACATGCAGTTGAAATTGGGTTAAGGTATCCAGACCAGATTCTCAATAATTGTAAGGATCTCAGCACACTTGCAGATGGATACAGGGTTGTGGGGAAATTAAGCGAAGCAGAAATAATTGCAAAAAAAGCATACGATTATTTAACGAATAGCGGTTATGAGCAACATCCGATAGCAGTTAGAGTAAAACATAATTACGGGAAGGTTCTTGAATCTCAAAGCAGATTTGAAGAGGCGAACATACTCTATGTTTCCGCGCTTGAGACAGCGATTAATTGTTTTGGTAAATCATCGCCACATACCGCATTTTGCCTTAATAATTTGGCAGTTAACTTCATGTATTTAGGTGACCTTGAACGTGCTATTGAGTTATTAAAAGAATCAATATCAATAGAATTGCAAAGAAATCCCATTGTTTTGGAGAAATTGGCAAACAGAGAATTAAATATCGGCATCTTCCATATGTTAATTAATGATTTGTTAGGATGCGAGTTCCACTTGAACTCGGGCTGGAATTACAAATTGGCATCAAAGTGTCATGATTTAATTTCGGTAAGGCTGCTGATGGCACGCATTG
This region includes:
- a CDS encoding toll/interleukin-1 receptor domain-containing protein, with translation MPYDLFISYSRNDNLNNRVTELKEQIEAEYLAFTSEELKCFFDHEEIKGMEDWRQRLLKGLKESHLFLLILSPNYIESDYCGWEIVEYLKYEHARATQGEGVAQVYFLEIPGLDQEEFQTKAKAWLEKVSRRQRFDFRPWYDEGMDALKRADIKKRLEELKVALRDRIVRMRTIASSPSNLPSPNARFVGREGEMILLHESVGLGKFGVITAIHGMGGLGKTAIAFQYAFTYAAFYPGGRWYIGCAGESRLSTALKKLDYDLKILFTEEEKKDDLLGAKRILNELEHKACKTATKSNTEIPATLLLLDNVDNAEFMQSSCIDLVSGKEWLKLVITTRLGPEELGKDETRQKLIAIDELPFEDSVSLIEKHMPGEMFPDAKEREKAGEIVKLLGCFTLAVEVASKYLQERSGRISCADFLELLKREGELSGIEFAGSQANMRTSVDHSKLISVTLAPTLEMLAPVENQFLSYAAMLPPDAIPVHWIRELCKENYPEIAKDAPAGIDDPWLDVLNHLISLRILQIVEVDDIDKNQVRIVRMHRLVRQLISERSNRNLITAFSKKTKLGSHIYLRSFEVSKNPVKISLAWELNCLFKTIQILFAERYLFAEKTSFYCCNALKEYGRYSSALDLAELTLETLKNSEQEPEVSIAWFHNLAGVAALSLSKAKLAEIHFLEAEKLSRIPGADELDLLDSLNNIGCLYRDTYRPSEALKYLKEAYALAKTKFGYDSYQVTLFLINLGLVYQDLCELDEAVDLFKHAVEIGLRYPDQILNNCKDLSTLADGYRVVGKLSEAEIIAKKAYDYLTNSGYEQHPIAVRVKHNYGKVLESQSRFEEANILYVSALETAINCFGKSSPHTAFCLNNLAVNFMYLGDLERAIELLKESISIELQRNPIVLEKLANRELNIGIFHMLINDLLGCEFHLNSGWNYKLASKCHDLISVRLLMARIVLSYLKNEPSVFYVGQFLKLIEQDKIPASNIDFLWSFKIILDNVVSEFCPHKFEKWQKLHNLIDLKMTGSSDIENLIPKTIPLINLDQK